The following are encoded together in the Zingiber officinale cultivar Zhangliang chromosome 8A, Zo_v1.1, whole genome shotgun sequence genome:
- the LOC122010020 gene encoding TBC1 domain family member 13-like isoform X2, with protein MGKKGVPEWLNSSLWSSPSSAAATVAAASHPVDRLPRSSPLPKPEPPMRATIAEPRPPPRPTPPLAEAPRLSTETLPDDPEPSRLSEEDVSRQSHLLAELLLGYLPKNRELWGQELNRKRAQYNDFREEFLVNPSAVTRRMEGSSRQKIEELESCGRGLLMRSGITHDEHPLSLGKTSVWNQFFQDTEIIEQIDRDVKRTHPDMQFFNGDSSIAESNREAMRHILIIFAKLNPGIRYVQGMNEILAPLFYVFKNDPEPNNAEHAEADAFFCFVELLSGFRDNFCQKLDNSVVGIRSTISKLSELLKKHDGELWRHLEVTTKVNPQFYAFRWITLLLTQEFNFANCLHIWDTLLSDPEGPQETLLRICCAMLILVRRRLLAGDFTSNLKLLQNYPSTNISHLLYAASKLGGPSAS; from the exons ATGGGCAAGAAGGGCGTGCCCGAGTGGCTCAACAGCTCGCTCTGGTCCTCTCCTTCTTCCGCCGCCGCTACCGTTGCTGCGGCTTCGCATCCCGTAGATCGCTTACCCCGATCGTCGCCCCTTCCGAAGCCCGAACCCCCTATGCGCGCTACGATCGCTGAACCCCGGCCTCCCCCTCGCCCCACTCCGCCGCTGGCAGAGGCTCCGAggctctccaccgaaacccttcCGGACGATCCGGAACCTTCCAGGCTGTCGGAGGAGGACGTCTCTCGCCAGTCCCATCTCTTGGCCGAG CTGCTCCTAGGTTATTTGCCTAAAAACCGTGAATTGTGGGGACAAGAATTAAACAGAAAGCGGGCTCAATACAACGATTTTAGGGAAGAGTTTTTGGTGAATCCG TCGGCAGTCACGCGAAGGATGGAGGGATCTAGTAGACAAAAAATTGAAGAGTTGGAAAGTTGCGGCCGTGGCTTGCTAATGAGATCCGGAATAACACATGATGAGCATCCTTTGAGTCTTGGGAAAACTAGTGTGTGGAATCAGTTTTTCCAG GATACAGAGATCATAGAGCAGATTGATCGAGATGTAAAGCGCACTCATCCTGACATGCAATTTTTCAACGGGGATTCTTCCATTGCAGAGTCTAATCGG GAGGCCATGAGGCACATACTCATTATCTTTGCAAAGCTGAATCCAGGAATAAGATATGTACAAGGGATGAATGAAATTTTAGCTCCTCTTTTTTATGTATTCAAAAATGATCCAGAGCCAAATAATGCT GAACATGCTGAAGCAGAtgctttcttttgttttgttgagTTACTGAGTGGGTTCAGGGATAATTTCTGTCAAAAGCTTGACAATAGTGTAGTCGGGATTCGTTCTACAATCAGTAAACTGTCTGAACTACTTAAGAAGCATGATGGAGAGCTTTGGCGTCATCTTGAAGTCACAACCAAG gTCAATCCGCAGTTCTACGCTTTCAGATGGATTACACTGCTTTTAACACAGGAGTTCAACTTTGCCAACTGCCTTCACATATGGGATACACTCTTAAGCGACCCTGAAGGTCCTCAG GAAACCCTTCTGAGAATATGTTGTGCCATGCTGATACTCGTTAGAAGACGTCTCTTGGCCGGTGATTTCACATCCAACTTAAAACTCTTGCAGAATTATCCATCAACAAATATCAGCCATCTCCTCTATGCTGCAAGTAAACTTGGTGGACCTTCAGCTAGTTGA
- the LOC122010020 gene encoding TBC1 domain family member 13-like isoform X1, protein MGKKGVPEWLNSSLWSSPSSAAATVAAASHPVDRLPRSSPLPKPEPPMRATIAEPRPPPRPTPPLAEAPRLSTETLPDDPEPSRLSEEDVSRQSHLLAELSKKVINMGDLRMLVSKGIPDGAGIRSTIWKLLLGYLPKNRELWGQELNRKRAQYNDFREEFLVNPSAVTRRMEGSSRQKIEELESCGRGLLMRSGITHDEHPLSLGKTSVWNQFFQDTEIIEQIDRDVKRTHPDMQFFNGDSSIAESNREAMRHILIIFAKLNPGIRYVQGMNEILAPLFYVFKNDPEPNNAEHAEADAFFCFVELLSGFRDNFCQKLDNSVVGIRSTISKLSELLKKHDGELWRHLEVTTKVNPQFYAFRWITLLLTQEFNFANCLHIWDTLLSDPEGPQETLLRICCAMLILVRRRLLAGDFTSNLKLLQNYPSTNISHLLYAASKLGGPSAS, encoded by the exons ATGGGCAAGAAGGGCGTGCCCGAGTGGCTCAACAGCTCGCTCTGGTCCTCTCCTTCTTCCGCCGCCGCTACCGTTGCTGCGGCTTCGCATCCCGTAGATCGCTTACCCCGATCGTCGCCCCTTCCGAAGCCCGAACCCCCTATGCGCGCTACGATCGCTGAACCCCGGCCTCCCCCTCGCCCCACTCCGCCGCTGGCAGAGGCTCCGAggctctccaccgaaacccttcCGGACGATCCGGAACCTTCCAGGCTGTCGGAGGAGGACGTCTCTCGCCAGTCCCATCTCTTGGCCGAG CTATCGAAGAAGGTTATAAATATGGGGGATCTACGAATGTTGGTCTCGAAGGGAATTCCGGATGGAGCTGGAATTCGATCAACTATATGGAAG CTGCTCCTAGGTTATTTGCCTAAAAACCGTGAATTGTGGGGACAAGAATTAAACAGAAAGCGGGCTCAATACAACGATTTTAGGGAAGAGTTTTTGGTGAATCCG TCGGCAGTCACGCGAAGGATGGAGGGATCTAGTAGACAAAAAATTGAAGAGTTGGAAAGTTGCGGCCGTGGCTTGCTAATGAGATCCGGAATAACACATGATGAGCATCCTTTGAGTCTTGGGAAAACTAGTGTGTGGAATCAGTTTTTCCAG GATACAGAGATCATAGAGCAGATTGATCGAGATGTAAAGCGCACTCATCCTGACATGCAATTTTTCAACGGGGATTCTTCCATTGCAGAGTCTAATCGG GAGGCCATGAGGCACATACTCATTATCTTTGCAAAGCTGAATCCAGGAATAAGATATGTACAAGGGATGAATGAAATTTTAGCTCCTCTTTTTTATGTATTCAAAAATGATCCAGAGCCAAATAATGCT GAACATGCTGAAGCAGAtgctttcttttgttttgttgagTTACTGAGTGGGTTCAGGGATAATTTCTGTCAAAAGCTTGACAATAGTGTAGTCGGGATTCGTTCTACAATCAGTAAACTGTCTGAACTACTTAAGAAGCATGATGGAGAGCTTTGGCGTCATCTTGAAGTCACAACCAAG gTCAATCCGCAGTTCTACGCTTTCAGATGGATTACACTGCTTTTAACACAGGAGTTCAACTTTGCCAACTGCCTTCACATATGGGATACACTCTTAAGCGACCCTGAAGGTCCTCAG GAAACCCTTCTGAGAATATGTTGTGCCATGCTGATACTCGTTAGAAGACGTCTCTTGGCCGGTGATTTCACATCCAACTTAAAACTCTTGCAGAATTATCCATCAACAAATATCAGCCATCTCCTCTATGCTGCAAGTAAACTTGGTGGACCTTCAGCTAGTTGA